A stretch of Candidatus Kryptoniota bacterium DNA encodes these proteins:
- the mnmA gene encoding tRNA 2-thiouridine(34) synthase MnmA: MMDPERRYRVLVAMSGGVDSSLAAALMMEQGFDVIGATIKTYEYEDVGGNSAQDSTCCSIDGINMARSVASRFGFPHYVFDFSERFRNDVIDQFVSEYLAGRTPNPCVICNRKIKWEYLLEKADSLGVDYIATGHYAHVKRDDRSGRYVLSRGKDSSKDQSYALYGLTQESLSRTLFPLTDLTKQEVREMARRYRLASADKPESYEICFIPDNNYSRFLRDIVPGLKSRLADGEIRFNGTKVGIHQGYAFYTIGQRRGLGISHESPLYVKGIDPSTNVVEVDVEENLYAKRLIAEQVNLVKYSEVPEGIPLRGKIRYKDAGAECVVRNLDNRKIEVEFLSPRRAITPGQSVVLYEGDDVVAGGIISNILG, encoded by the coding sequence ATGATGGATCCCGAAAGAAGATATAGAGTCCTCGTCGCGATGAGTGGTGGTGTCGATTCGTCACTGGCAGCTGCCTTGATGATGGAACAGGGATTTGATGTTATCGGCGCGACCATCAAGACCTACGAATACGAGGATGTGGGTGGCAATTCCGCCCAGGACTCAACCTGCTGCTCGATCGACGGCATAAACATGGCTCGAAGCGTGGCCAGCAGGTTTGGATTTCCTCATTATGTTTTCGACTTCAGCGAACGTTTCAGAAATGATGTCATAGATCAATTTGTATCGGAGTATCTTGCCGGACGCACACCCAATCCGTGCGTCATCTGCAACAGGAAAATAAAATGGGAGTACCTTCTCGAAAAGGCCGATAGTCTGGGAGTGGATTATATCGCGACCGGACATTACGCCCATGTGAAGCGGGACGATCGGTCGGGAAGATATGTCCTTTCAAGAGGCAAGGACTCTTCAAAAGACCAGTCTTACGCGCTTTACGGCCTGACACAGGAAAGTCTCTCACGAACTCTCTTCCCGCTCACAGACCTGACAAAACAGGAAGTCCGCGAAATGGCACGCCGTTACCGACTGGCCAGTGCGGACAAGCCGGAGAGTTATGAAATTTGTTTCATACCTGATAACAACTATTCGAGGTTTCTCCGTGACATAGTTCCTGGATTGAAATCGAGACTTGCCGACGGTGAGATACGATTCAACGGAACTAAGGTCGGGATTCATCAGGGATACGCATTCTATACGATCGGTCAGCGAAGAGGGCTCGGCATCAGTCATGAATCCCCGCTCTACGTCAAGGGGATCGATCCGTCTACAAATGTTGTAGAGGTTGATGTCGAAGAGAATCTCTATGCCAAGAGGCTCATCGCGGAACAGGTAAATCTCGTAAAATACTCCGAGGTGCCTGAAGGAATACCCCTTCGCGGAAAGATCCGATACAAGGACGCGGGCGCTGAATGCGTTGTGCGAAATCTCGATAACAGGAAAATTGAAGTCGAGTTCCTCAGCCCGCGAAGGGCAATAACGCCCGGCCAGAGTGTGGTCTTATACGAGGGCGACGATGTCGTGGCAGGTGGAATTATTTCAAATATTTTGGGTTGA